One part of the Macaca nemestrina isolate mMacNem1 chromosome 11 unlocalized genomic scaffold, mMacNem.hap1 SUPER_11_unloc_1, whole genome shotgun sequence genome encodes these proteins:
- the LOC105466248 gene encoding coiled-coil domain-containing protein 115 produces the protein MEDLVCPLAVLPTAGGDGEGGGSGSECVSMAALDLRAELDSLLLQLLGDLEELEGKRAVLNARVEEGWLSLAKARYAMGTKSVGPLQYASHMEPQVCLQASEAQEGLQKFKVVRSGVHAPEEVGPREAALRRRKGPTKTPEPQSSEAPRDPLNWFGILVPHSLRQAQASFRDGLQLAADIASLQNRIDWGRSQLRGLQEKLKQLELGAA, from the exons ATGGAAGATCTCGTGTGCCCATTGGCTGTCCTGCCAACCGCGGGCGGTGACGGGGAAGGTGGCGGGTCCGGATCTGAATGCGTGTCCATGGCGGCGCTTGACCTGCGAGCGGAGCTGGACTCGCTGCTCCTGCAGCTGCTGGGGGACCTGGAGGAACTGGAGGGGAAGCGAGCGGTGTTGAACGCCCGGGTGGAGGAG GGCTGGCTGTCGCTCGCCAAGGCTCGCTACGCGATGGGCACCAAGTCGGTGGGGCCCCTGCAGTATGCTTCCCACATGGAGCCCCAGGTCTGCCTCCAGGCCAG CGAGGCCCAGGAGGGACTCCAGAAGTTCAAGGTGGTGAGATCTGGTGTCCACGCCCCAGAGGAGGTGGGGCCTCGCGAAGCAG CTCTGCGGAGGCGCAAGGGCCCCACTAAGACCCCAGAACCGCAGTCCTCTGAGGCCCCTCGCGACCCCCTGAACTGGTTTGGAATTCTGGTTCCTCACAGTCTACGTCAGGCTCAAGCCAGCTTCCGGGATG gCCTGCAGCTGGCCGCAGACAtagccagcctccagaaccgcaTTGACTGGGGTCGAAGCCAGCTCCGGGGGCTCCAAGAGAAACTCAAGCAGCTGGAGCTGGGGGCTGCCTGA
- the LOC105466249 gene encoding U3 small nucleolar ribonucleoprotein protein IMP4: MLRREARLRREYLYRKAREEAQRSALERKERLRHALEENRLIPTELRREALALQGSLEFDDAGGEGVTSHVDDEYRWAGVEDPKVMITTSRDPSSRLKMFAKELKLVFPGAQRMNRGRHEVGALVRACKANGVTDLLVVHEHRGTPVGLIVSHLPFGPTAYFTLCNVVMRHDIPDLGTMSEAKPHLITHGFSSRLGKRVSDILRYLFPVPKDDSHRVITFANQDDYISFRHHVYKKTDHRNVELTEVGPRFELKLYMIRLGTLEQEATADVEWRWHPYTNTARKRVFLSAE; this comes from the exons ATG CTGCGCCGCGAGGCCCGCCTGCGCCGCGAGTACCTGTACCGCAAGGCCCGGGAGGAGGCGCAGCGCTCGGCGCTGGAGAGGAAGGAGCGGCTGAGGCACGCGCTCGAAG AAAACCGCCTGATTCCCACTGAGTTACGCCGAGAGGCTCTGGCCTTACAGGGGTCCCTGGAGTTTGATGATGCAGGAGGTGAAG GCGTGACCAGCCACGTGGATGATGAATACCGATGGGCAGGAGTCGAGGATCCCAAGGTTATGATCACTACCTCCCGAGACCCCAGTTCCCGCCTCAAGATGTTTGCAAAG GAGCTGAAGCTGGTGTTCCCAGGCGCCCAGCGAATGAACCGAGGTCGACATGAAGTGGGGGCACTGGTGCGAGCCTGCAAAGCCAACGGCGTCACCGATCTGCTAGTCGTTCACGAGCATCGGGGCACACCTG TGGGGCTCATCGTCAGCCACCTGCCCTTTGGCCCTACTGCCTACTTCACGCTGTGCAACGTGGTCATGCGGCATGACATCCCAGACCTGGGCACCATGTCAGAGGCCAAGCCCCACCTCATCACACATGGCTTCTCTTCCCGCCTGGGCAAGCGG GTCTCTGACATCCTCCGATACCTGTTTCCCGTGCCCAAAGATGACAGCCACCGGGTCATCACCTTCGCAAACCAGGACGACTACATATCGTTCCG GCACCACGTGTACAAGAAGACAGACCACCGCAACGTGGAGCTCACTGAGGTCGGGCCCCGCTTTGAGCTAAAGC TGTACATGATCCGCCTGGGCACGCTGGAGCAGGAGGCCACAGCAGACGTGGAGTGGCGCTGGCACCCTTACACCAATACCGCACGCAAGAGGGTCTTCCTGAGCGCCGAGTGA